In Ignavibacteriales bacterium, a single genomic region encodes these proteins:
- a CDS encoding STAS domain-containing protein yields the protein MTIKEQRRGKIGVLSLRGSFVGRPDVSVFEQAVFGLLKDKIHFVILDLSHLKFVDSAGLGAMISAMVSVGRQEGALTLAGVQGELQRIVSHMHLDRVFEVFESVEHAEASIAKKVKT from the coding sequence GTGACCATCAAAGAACAACGTCGCGGCAAGATCGGCGTCCTGAGCCTCAGAGGGTCTTTTGTCGGGAGACCCGATGTCTCGGTCTTCGAGCAAGCCGTCTTCGGACTCCTCAAAGACAAAATCCACTTCGTCATCCTCGACCTGTCTCACCTCAAGTTTGTCGACAGCGCCGGGCTCGGCGCGATGATCTCGGCAATGGTCTCCGTCGGACGGCAAGAAGGCGCCCTCACGCTGGCAGGAGTTCAGGGTGAATTGCAGAGAATTGTCTCGCACATGCACCTCGATCGGGTGTTCGAAGTCTTCGAATCAGTCGAACACGCCGAAGCAAGTATCGCCAAAAAAGTGAAAACTTGA
- a CDS encoding antibiotic biosynthesis monooxygenase, whose product MFMRLVQVKVKVEMVEKVGGVYREKILPGLKQTPGCLYASLIRSTSIPDEAISLTLWETSRHAEEYEQQGTFQRSLAEAQPYLAETSEWKVQLSKDLTLEYAPVPEEPVIRSFEVKSPSIEPPPASMQREHLYVRLLSMKLQPGKKEEFTRLYDAEVLPVLRSVAGCRYVFLTEGVEERNEVISLTIWDTRESADAYEASGLFRKLTRKVQHTFSELYQWKMAVEKRSSSRVTTTEDLNVKGYDVVSGTIFQ is encoded by the coding sequence ATGTTCATGCGTCTCGTTCAGGTCAAAGTGAAGGTGGAGATGGTCGAAAAGGTTGGCGGTGTGTACAGAGAGAAAATTCTTCCCGGACTCAAGCAGACGCCCGGGTGCCTCTATGCAAGCCTCATCCGAAGCACTTCCATTCCAGACGAAGCGATTTCTCTCACTCTCTGGGAAACATCCCGGCACGCCGAAGAGTACGAACAACAAGGCACGTTCCAGCGCTCGCTCGCTGAGGCTCAGCCGTATCTGGCCGAGACATCAGAATGGAAGGTACAGCTTTCCAAAGACCTCACACTTGAATATGCTCCTGTACCGGAGGAACCGGTCATCCGTTCCTTCGAGGTCAAGAGCCCCTCGATCGAGCCGCCCCCCGCCTCGATGCAACGGGAACACCTCTATGTTCGCCTACTCTCCATGAAGCTCCAACCCGGCAAGAAGGAGGAATTCACGCGGCTTTATGATGCCGAGGTTCTTCCCGTGCTCCGCAGCGTCGCTGGCTGCCGCTATGTTTTCCTCACCGAGGGAGTGGAGGAGCGAAACGAGGTTATTTCGCTCACCATTTGGGATACAAGGGAGTCAGCAGACGCGTATGAAGCAAGCGGGCTCTTTCGGAAGCTCACCCGCAAGGTTCAGCACACATTCTCTGAACTCTATCAGTGGAAAATGGCTGTCGAAAAACGCTCTTCTTCGCGGGTCACAACCACCGAGGATCTCAACGTCAAAGGTTATGATGTTGTGAGTGGCACGATTTTTCAGTAA
- a CDS encoding MFS transporter — protein sequence MLFVIALCEFFGMSVWFSASAVIPALTVNWHLTGSDQAWLTMSVQIGFVVGAFASSLFNLADYVPGHLLFAVTSFLAALVTGLIPFLAIGLTVTLLLRFLTGLLLAGVYPVGMKIISTWTMEDRGFGIGLLVGALTLGSAAPHLINTLGGITSWQPVLYSSAGLAFVGGMITLLFVREGPYRTPFRHFNWKYVGQIFRKRELVLANLGYLGHMWELYAMWAWTPIFLFKSFGISSIQPVWGGLAAFAVIGVGGAGSIVAGILADRFGRTTITMISMVISGSCALCVGFLFGGNPILLLLVCLLWGFAVVADSAQFSACVTELCQADYVGTALTLQTSLGFLLTLITIRLIPVLVDLVGWSWAFASLSIGPAVGVIAMSKLRNLPSAQRLAGGRK from the coding sequence ATGCTCTTCGTCATAGCTCTGTGTGAATTCTTTGGCATGTCAGTATGGTTCTCCGCGTCGGCGGTCATACCTGCGCTCACCGTGAATTGGCATCTCACGGGATCTGACCAGGCATGGCTTACAATGTCTGTACAGATAGGATTCGTCGTGGGAGCCTTCGCATCGTCTCTGTTTAATCTGGCCGACTATGTTCCCGGCCACCTGCTCTTCGCTGTCACGTCCTTCCTGGCAGCGCTTGTCACGGGACTCATTCCGTTCCTGGCGATCGGCCTCACGGTAACGCTGCTCCTTCGTTTTCTCACCGGACTATTGCTTGCTGGTGTCTACCCCGTAGGCATGAAGATCATCTCCACCTGGACCATGGAGGACCGTGGTTTCGGAATTGGGCTTCTGGTAGGAGCGCTCACCCTCGGATCAGCTGCGCCGCACTTGATCAACACGCTCGGCGGAATCACAAGCTGGCAGCCGGTGTTGTACTCTTCAGCCGGTCTGGCTTTCGTGGGCGGTATGATCACACTCCTGTTTGTCCGTGAAGGCCCATACCGTACTCCGTTTCGACACTTCAATTGGAAGTATGTAGGGCAGATCTTCCGGAAACGCGAGCTCGTGCTCGCGAATCTCGGTTATCTCGGTCACATGTGGGAACTGTATGCAATGTGGGCGTGGACTCCGATATTTCTCTTCAAAAGCTTCGGAATCAGTTCCATTCAGCCTGTGTGGGGAGGGCTCGCTGCATTCGCCGTGATTGGTGTTGGAGGAGCAGGAAGCATTGTCGCCGGAATTCTTGCCGACAGGTTCGGCCGGACCACCATTACGATGATCTCGATGGTGATCAGCGGCTCGTGCGCACTCTGTGTGGGATTTCTCTTCGGCGGAAATCCGATCCTGCTGCTTCTTGTTTGCCTTCTCTGGGGTTTTGCCGTGGTTGCGGATTCAGCTCAATTTTCGGCGTGCGTCACGGAATTATGTCAGGCGGACTATGTCGGAACTGCGCTCACATTGCAAACGAGCCTCGGATTCTTACTGACACTCATCACCATTCGTCTGATCCCGGTCCTTGTCGATCTGGTGGGTTGGTCATGGGCATTTGCATCCCTCTCGATTGGCCCCGCAGTCGGAGTCATTGCCATGAGTAAACTGAGAAACTTGCCTTCCGCGCAACGCCTGGCCGGGGGAAGAAAGTAA
- a CDS encoding DUF2339 domain-containing protein yields MGESPENLPHEQFLEHLRALESRIARIEAHLDIPQSAPEEDSKALPATSVAVEDDEELELQVGQNWFAKVGIVGLALGIAFLLTMPYDGFPSFLPSLFGYALVGGIFLLSRYWRESFQQISRYLLGGGLLLLYFTTLRLSYFSPSPALTSGSLELSLLLLVVSVNILVAMRRASMYLAAFNLTLGYLTALLGGGTAFVLTVLAILSALTAYLCIRFHWKGLLTFGIGITYLTHFIWTANNPIFGHPLQFGLVPQIHLAFVLIYAMCFAAPALLREKDSPEDAFSILNSFVNGLLGFGVFAISTLAGPNGGITAWNSAASVVFLAVSIAFWVRLHSVYATFVYAMLGYAALSAAIVARFPMPDFFVWLCWQSILVVTTAVWFRSRFIVVANFVIYLIIFAAYLFAAPTVSSIGVSFGIVALLSARILNWQKNQLALRTEMMRNAYLASALLFLPYALYHSVPPQFVSASWLVLALFYYIGGRLLKSRKYRWMALLTMSLTILYLFIIDLTTVDPIVRIVSFLVVGSALLAISMVYSRKRRKTEPT; encoded by the coding sequence ATGGGCGAATCGCCTGAGAATCTTCCGCATGAGCAATTCCTTGAACATCTGCGCGCACTCGAATCCCGCATCGCGCGCATCGAAGCACATCTCGACATTCCGCAATCTGCACCCGAAGAAGATTCCAAGGCACTGCCAGCCACATCGGTCGCCGTCGAAGACGATGAAGAGCTGGAGCTCCAGGTCGGTCAGAACTGGTTCGCGAAGGTCGGTATTGTCGGTCTCGCCCTGGGGATTGCCTTCCTCCTTACGATGCCGTATGATGGATTCCCTTCTTTCCTCCCAAGCCTGTTCGGCTATGCCCTGGTTGGTGGGATCTTTCTACTTTCACGTTATTGGAGAGAATCATTTCAGCAGATTTCACGGTATCTACTCGGCGGAGGGCTTTTGCTCCTCTATTTTACGACACTCCGGCTCTCGTATTTCTCCCCCTCTCCTGCCCTGACGAGTGGTTCCCTGGAATTAAGCCTGTTGCTTCTCGTCGTTTCCGTGAATATCCTCGTCGCGATGCGACGCGCATCGATGTATCTCGCCGCATTCAACCTGACGCTCGGATACCTGACTGCTCTGCTTGGAGGCGGCACAGCTTTCGTTCTCACGGTCCTGGCAATTCTCTCAGCTCTGACGGCCTACCTTTGCATACGATTCCACTGGAAGGGTCTCCTCACATTCGGTATCGGCATCACGTACCTCACACACTTCATCTGGACAGCAAACAACCCGATCTTCGGTCATCCTCTTCAGTTCGGCCTTGTTCCGCAAATTCATCTGGCGTTTGTTCTGATCTATGCGATGTGCTTTGCAGCGCCGGCCCTCCTGCGCGAGAAAGACTCGCCGGAAGATGCTTTTTCGATACTGAACAGTTTTGTCAATGGTCTTCTCGGCTTCGGTGTTTTTGCCATCTCGACGCTCGCCGGACCGAACGGCGGGATCACTGCCTGGAACTCCGCGGCCTCCGTCGTTTTTCTCGCCGTCTCCATTGCCTTCTGGGTTCGCCTGCATAGCGTGTACGCGACGTTTGTTTATGCGATGCTCGGCTATGCCGCCCTGAGCGCTGCGATCGTCGCCCGGTTTCCAATGCCCGATTTCTTCGTCTGGCTTTGCTGGCAGAGCATCCTCGTCGTCACCACCGCGGTCTGGTTCCGTTCACGATTCATTGTCGTCGCAAACTTTGTCATTTACCTTATCATCTTTGCCGCATATCTCTTCGCCGCCCCGACTGTAAGCAGTATCGGCGTGAGCTTTGGCATTGTGGCACTCTTGAGCGCGCGCATCCTGAACTGGCAGAAGAATCAGCTTGCCCTGCGAACCGAGATGATGCGCAACGCCTATCTCGCCAGCGCTCTTCTCTTTCTCCCGTACGCATTGTATCACTCCGTTCCTCCGCAGTTTGTCAGTGCCTCATGGCTGGTCCTCGCATTGTTCTATTATATCGGCGGCCGGCTGCTCAAGAGCAGAAAGTATCGCTGGATGGCGCTGCTGACGATGTCGCTCACCATACTGTACCTCTTCATCATTGACCTCACCACCGTCGACCCCATTGTTCGTATCGTATCGTTCCTGGTCGTCGGGAGCGCACTGCTTGCAATATCGATGGTATACAGCAGGAAGAGAAGAAAAACTGAACCGACCTGA
- a CDS encoding protein kinase → MIGSTISHFKILEKLGEGGMGVVYKAQDTKLNRAVALKFLPEHLSASEQEKARFLQEARAAASLNHPNICTIYGIDEYDGRLFIAMELVEGQSMRDNKQPISVKQAIDIGAQIADGLAAAHEKGIVHRDIKPENIMIRKDGIVQIMDFGLAKLRGSTRLTTARSLLGTVGYMSPEQVQGLDIDHRTDIFSLGIILYEFISGQSPFNGVHEAAIIYEIVNVNPKPISAIIRTIDIRVEQVVLKCLEKEQTERYQSVKDVAVDLRRIKRDSDALHAFSAVRDMPYSTPSTSSSDRSTDRIESATQRKRQWLWVLAATVFFCSTALFAIRDEFFQSSTAPFTVKALILPAEIGTLSSTGPLTLSPDGHRLVFSGRDANGKKLLWIRSIDDVQVRQLPGTDDASYPFWSPDSRSLGFFAEAKLKRLDVEGGSVVTICEAREGLGGSWSSDGSILFAPSSQSPIFRVPASGGTAVALTQLDTIKQETSHRWPYFLPDGRHFLFLSRTTTTGVRGDADAISVASLDGKERKFVVQSTTNAAYADGYVLCTIAGKLMALPFNPAKLVTEGDPISLVERIQIDAGDGSATFSVSNTNLLTYQFRSSLTGSQLIMFDLSGKEEGHVGDQAAYWDVRFSPNGKLLAYALNDRLSGNLDIWIYELSSRSKTRFTYNNAPDRLPVWSHDGTQLVFASNRKGVFDLYRKKLGTGQEELLFESNENKQPFDWSADGRFLAYVTTTALKTRSDIWVLPIAGDRTPIPFLRTEANEWDPHFSPDGKWMTYCSDESGRNEIYVRPFPGPGNPWQISPSGGSRPRWTRDGLKIFYMDPQSYVMLTEVAAKDSRVEVGKSRVLFHSYPKEYAGVYDVSPEGRRVVVNSLGTSEISPPTTLTVNWTALVKKK, encoded by the coding sequence TGTCCGCGTCAGAGCAAGAGAAGGCCCGCTTCCTCCAGGAAGCCCGAGCTGCCGCATCCCTCAACCACCCCAACATATGTACTATCTACGGCATCGATGAATACGATGGACGATTGTTCATCGCGATGGAGCTGGTCGAAGGCCAATCGATGCGGGATAACAAACAGCCCATTTCTGTGAAACAGGCCATTGACATTGGCGCTCAAATCGCCGATGGCCTTGCTGCAGCTCACGAGAAAGGCATTGTCCATCGTGATATCAAACCCGAAAACATTATGATCCGCAAAGACGGTATCGTGCAGATCATGGATTTCGGACTGGCCAAGCTCAGGGGATCAACACGGCTCACGACAGCCCGCAGTTTGCTCGGCACGGTTGGTTACATGTCTCCGGAGCAGGTGCAGGGACTGGACATAGACCATCGTACAGACATCTTCTCGCTTGGCATTATCCTCTATGAGTTTATTTCCGGTCAATCGCCGTTCAATGGAGTGCACGAAGCTGCTATTATTTATGAGATCGTCAACGTCAATCCAAAACCGATATCTGCCATCATCCGCACTATTGACATTCGCGTAGAGCAGGTTGTTCTCAAGTGCCTGGAAAAAGAACAGACTGAGCGTTACCAATCTGTCAAGGATGTCGCCGTCGATCTGAGGCGTATCAAGCGTGATTCAGACGCACTGCATGCATTTTCTGCCGTGCGCGACATGCCGTACTCGACGCCATCGACTTCCTCGAGCGACCGCAGTACAGATCGCATCGAAAGTGCCACACAGAGAAAGCGTCAATGGTTGTGGGTTCTCGCAGCAACTGTTTTCTTTTGCTCCACCGCGTTGTTCGCGATTCGTGATGAATTCTTTCAATCTTCTACCGCACCTTTTACCGTCAAGGCACTGATTCTGCCTGCCGAGATTGGAACGCTGTCGTCCACCGGCCCCCTCACACTCTCTCCGGACGGCCACCGACTCGTATTCTCCGGAAGGGATGCAAACGGCAAGAAGCTTCTCTGGATCCGGTCCATAGACGATGTGCAGGTTCGCCAGCTGCCGGGGACCGACGATGCCTCGTATCCATTTTGGTCTCCGGACAGCCGTTCCCTCGGATTTTTCGCCGAAGCAAAGCTCAAACGGCTCGATGTTGAGGGCGGATCGGTTGTCACCATCTGCGAAGCGAGAGAAGGCCTTGGAGGATCCTGGAGTTCGGATGGAAGTATTCTTTTTGCCCCTTCGTCGCAATCGCCGATTTTCCGCGTCCCTGCGTCAGGCGGCACTGCTGTGGCCTTGACGCAACTTGACACGATCAAACAAGAAACCTCTCATCGGTGGCCGTACTTTCTTCCCGACGGCCGGCATTTTCTTTTCCTCTCCCGGACAACAACGACAGGTGTGCGCGGGGATGCTGATGCTATCTCAGTGGCTTCACTCGACGGAAAAGAACGGAAATTCGTCGTCCAGTCGACCACGAACGCAGCATATGCAGATGGCTATGTGCTCTGTACAATCGCGGGCAAGCTCATGGCTCTTCCGTTCAACCCTGCGAAACTTGTTACAGAAGGTGATCCTATCTCACTGGTTGAGAGGATACAAATCGACGCCGGTGATGGTTCGGCAACTTTTTCGGTTTCCAATACCAATCTCCTCACCTATCAATTCAGGAGTTCGCTGACGGGTTCGCAGCTCATCATGTTCGATCTGTCTGGAAAGGAGGAGGGACATGTCGGTGATCAGGCAGCATACTGGGATGTGCGCTTTAGTCCCAACGGCAAGCTTCTCGCATACGCTCTGAACGATCGCTTGTCCGGCAACCTCGATATTTGGATTTATGAACTCTCCAGCCGATCCAAAACCCGATTCACCTATAACAACGCCCCGGATCGCCTGCCCGTCTGGTCGCACGACGGGACGCAACTTGTCTTCGCGTCCAATCGGAAAGGGGTCTTCGATCTGTACAGGAAGAAACTGGGCACGGGACAAGAAGAGCTCCTGTTCGAATCTAACGAGAATAAGCAGCCGTTTGACTGGTCAGCCGATGGTAGATTCCTCGCGTATGTGACGACAACGGCCTTGAAGACGCGATCTGATATCTGGGTATTACCGATCGCCGGGGATCGAACACCGATACCGTTTCTTCGGACGGAAGCCAACGAATGGGATCCTCACTTCTCCCCCGACGGGAAGTGGATGACATACTGTTCAGATGAATCCGGAAGAAATGAAATATACGTTCGCCCCTTTCCTGGACCGGGCAATCCATGGCAAATCTCACCTTCCGGCGGGTCACGGCCGCGGTGGACGCGAGACGGGTTAAAGATCTTCTACATGGACCCGCAGAGTTATGTAATGCTCACAGAAGTTGCCGCGAAGGATTCACGGGTCGAGGTGGGAAAGAGCAGGGTCCTCTTTCACTCATATCCGAAAGAATATGCAGGCGTGTACGACGTTTCGCCGGAGGGCCGGAGAGTCGTTGTAAATTCGCTGGGCACGAGCGAGATTTCGCCTCCAACGACGTTAACGGTAAACTGGACTGCTCTGGTCAAAAAGAAGTAG
- a CDS encoding tetratricopeptide repeat protein, with the protein MFTDMVGYSALTQKDEKLALRLLEEHRAIVRPLVTKHGGHEIKTIGDAFLVEFASALAATACAMEIQKTLFERSASKPDSETIRLRIGLHIGDVVYKEHDVFGDGVNIASRIEPLAEPGGICLSEDVARQIQNKIDYSLVRLGKGELKNINLPVDLYRIIRPWEKRRFGFLDRVMFFLARKKPRRIAIALILASVLIAAILLRPSTPPNGPLPTNSVAVLPFVNIGTDSRDEYFAEGMTEELISSLSKIRDLNVIARTSVAKFKGVTLDITEIGNALHVGSILEGSVRTSGDEARISVNLVDVQSQKTLLTREYTRSIKDVFAIQSDIAQSLTHALSIQLLSGEKESLEKKGTENSEAYRQYLLGRFHLSKRTGDEVVKAITFFEQAVSRDTAFALAYAGLAECYTLAGNAGYGSLPRNQAIAAAKKFAGKAIALDESQAEAHASLAYVKFRIDWDWGGAEKEFKRALQLKPGYARAHEWYALFLSIMGRFDEAMAEMLRAQELDPLSASVSTGIGRIYHFEYKIDQAIVQFNRTLDLDPEYAEAYFGLGMTYMIAGRYEESIAVTKKAIQRSGSRLVMLSMLGFAEGLAGHEEETRRIIRELRDLSKKSHVSPYYFGILEMGLGRMDEAFRYFQQAYEERDGILIFLAADPIAQQAWNDPRFVALSRKMGLQVRSPRPVSKEH; encoded by the coding sequence ATGTTCACCGACATGGTCGGCTACAGCGCGCTCACACAGAAGGACGAAAAGCTCGCTCTTCGCCTGCTTGAAGAACACCGGGCAATAGTTCGTCCGCTCGTGACGAAGCATGGCGGTCATGAAATCAAGACCATTGGTGATGCCTTCCTCGTGGAGTTCGCGAGCGCGCTGGCTGCGACCGCGTGCGCGATGGAAATCCAGAAGACCCTGTTCGAGCGATCAGCATCGAAACCCGACTCGGAGACGATTCGTCTCCGGATTGGTTTACACATCGGCGACGTCGTCTATAAAGAGCATGATGTATTCGGCGATGGCGTCAACATCGCTTCCCGCATCGAACCACTCGCCGAACCCGGTGGCATCTGTCTCTCCGAGGACGTTGCCAGACAGATCCAGAACAAGATCGATTACTCTCTGGTCCGGCTTGGCAAGGGGGAATTGAAGAACATCAATCTCCCCGTGGATCTGTACCGCATCATCCGTCCCTGGGAAAAGCGCCGGTTTGGCTTCCTCGACCGCGTGATGTTTTTCCTCGCCCGGAAGAAGCCGCGGAGAATTGCCATCGCGCTCATACTGGCTTCCGTGCTCATTGCTGCAATCCTGCTGCGCCCGTCAACGCCCCCCAACGGCCCATTGCCCACAAACAGCGTTGCCGTGCTCCCGTTCGTGAACATCGGTACAGACAGCCGCGACGAGTACTTCGCAGAAGGAATGACGGAAGAATTGATCTCGTCCCTCTCAAAAATCCGCGACCTGAACGTCATCGCCCGTACCTCCGTTGCAAAGTTCAAAGGCGTCACACTCGATATCACGGAGATCGGGAATGCCCTGCATGTCGGTTCGATTCTTGAGGGGAGCGTGCGAACGTCTGGGGACGAAGCCCGCATCAGCGTCAACCTCGTCGATGTTCAAAGCCAGAAAACCCTTCTCACTCGTGAGTACACCCGATCCATCAAAGATGTCTTCGCGATACAGAGCGATATCGCCCAGAGCCTTACCCATGCGCTCAGCATTCAGCTCCTTTCCGGTGAGAAAGAGTCTCTTGAGAAAAAAGGAACAGAGAATAGCGAGGCCTACAGGCAGTACCTGCTTGGCCGCTTCCACCTGAGCAAGCGTACCGGTGATGAAGTTGTAAAGGCGATTACCTTTTTTGAACAGGCGGTCAGCCGCGATACGGCGTTCGCCCTCGCATATGCAGGACTGGCGGAATGTTATACGCTTGCGGGAAATGCCGGGTACGGTTCTTTGCCGCGTAATCAGGCGATAGCTGCTGCGAAGAAGTTCGCAGGGAAGGCGATTGCCCTCGACGAATCTCAGGCTGAAGCCCATGCCTCGCTGGCATATGTGAAGTTTCGGATCGATTGGGATTGGGGTGGTGCGGAAAAGGAATTCAAACGGGCACTCCAACTCAAGCCCGGCTATGCCCGGGCGCATGAATGGTATGCATTATTTCTCTCCATCATGGGTCGGTTTGACGAGGCGATGGCCGAAATGCTGCGCGCACAGGAACTTGATCCACTTTCCGCCAGCGTGAGTACAGGCATCGGGCGCATCTATCATTTTGAGTACAAGATCGACCAGGCTATTGTGCAGTTCAACAGAACCCTCGATCTCGATCCTGAATATGCTGAGGCGTATTTTGGACTGGGAATGACTTATATGATCGCCGGACGATATGAAGAATCCATTGCCGTCACCAAAAAGGCCATTCAGCGTTCCGGGAGCCGCCTGGTGATGTTGTCGATGCTCGGCTTTGCAGAAGGCCTCGCCGGGCACGAGGAAGAAACCCGGAGAATTATTCGAGAGCTGCGTGATCTTTCAAAGAAATCCCATGTCTCTCCGTACTATTTCGGGATTCTCGAAATGGGTCTTGGGAGAATGGATGAAGCATTCCGGTACTTCCAGCAGGCATACGAGGAACGTGACGGAATCTTGATTTTCCTCGCGGCGGATCCCATCGCGCAACAAGCATGGAACGATCCGCGTTTCGTCGCACTGTCGAGGAAAATGGGGCTTCAGGTGCGCTCACCGCGTCCGGTCTCCAAAGAGCATTGA
- a CDS encoding c-type cytochrome, translated as MKKVLKIVAWGLGIVAALVVLGLGYLYLGYPDVGPVRDLSVASTPERIARGSYLANHVSVCIDCHSTRDWSHFAGPIVPGTEGKGGERFDETLGFPGMIYAHNITPAGLGSQSDGVLYRAITTGVDKDGKAMFPIMPYTRFNTMSEEDILSIIAYVRTLKPIENTPPQTVLNAPMNLIVRTIPLKRTPQPEPDTSNAYAYGKYLVNAASCAECHTQQVKGKPLPGMDFAGGFRFPFPNGAVARSANITPDEETGIGAWSETDFVNRFKFYDNAEARTLKPEAVGYNSVMPWTMYAGMTERDLTAIYKYLRTVTPVKNKVEKYTEAAK; from the coding sequence ATGAAGAAAGTGCTAAAAATTGTTGCGTGGGGTCTTGGGATTGTTGCAGCGCTGGTTGTCCTTGGCCTTGGATATCTGTACCTGGGATATCCCGATGTTGGCCCGGTGCGTGATCTCTCCGTGGCTTCGACGCCCGAGCGGATTGCCCGTGGATCGTATCTCGCGAACCACGTTTCGGTGTGCATCGATTGCCATTCAACCCGCGACTGGAGTCACTTTGCCGGTCCGATAGTACCGGGCACCGAAGGAAAAGGGGGCGAGCGCTTTGACGAGACGCTCGGCTTTCCCGGGATGATCTATGCCCACAACATCACGCCAGCCGGATTGGGCTCTCAGAGCGATGGCGTTCTGTATCGGGCAATTACCACAGGTGTCGACAAAGACGGCAAAGCGATGTTTCCTATCATGCCGTACACACGGTTCAACACGATGAGCGAAGAGGATATCCTGTCGATCATCGCGTACGTCCGCACACTGAAGCCGATCGAGAACACTCCGCCGCAGACCGTGCTGAATGCTCCGATGAATCTCATTGTGCGGACGATTCCCTTGAAGCGAACTCCCCAGCCGGAACCCGACACGTCGAACGCGTATGCCTACGGCAAGTATCTTGTCAACGCCGCCTCGTGCGCAGAATGTCACACTCAACAAGTGAAAGGGAAACCTCTGCCGGGGATGGATTTTGCCGGGGGTTTCAGATTCCCCTTCCCAAACGGGGCAGTTGCCCGCTCCGCGAACATTACGCCGGATGAAGAGACAGGCATCGGAGCATGGTCCGAAACCGATTTTGTAAACAGGTTCAAGTTCTATGACAACGCCGAAGCCCGGACTCTAAAGCCCGAAGCCGTAGGGTACAATTCGGTAATGCCGTGGACGATGTACGCGGGAATGACAGAGCGCGATCTTACAGCGATCTACAAGTATCTCCGGACGGTTACTCCGGTGAAGAACAAGGTCGAGAAGTATACCGAGGCGGCGAAGTAA